In Nocardia sputorum, a single genomic region encodes these proteins:
- a CDS encoding family 1 glycosylhydrolase, with translation MRIRTHRRGFAALSAAAAVLMASGVSAAQPSRELPAFDADFLWGVASSGFQSEGDAPDSNWSRFIASGETADPYLDSVDFARRFGSDIDLAARLGVRVYRVGIEWARLQPAPHAWDEAAFGFYDKVIARIVAAGMRPMLTLDHWVYPGWASDRGGWRNPGMVEDWLANMRKVVQRYAARDPLWVTFNEPAAYVGTELRTGGISVAEAPVMVDRIAQAHNEIYDVIHGYRPGAQVTSNLGYVAGAETEVNQPIVDRISAKLDFIGVDYYFAPLPQTGEAAQGGAEGGPAMWELPVHPEGIYYALRHYARQFPGRPLYVVENGIPTENGQARPDGYTRADHLRDTVYWLQRAKADGMNVIGYNYWSLTDNYEWGSYAPRFGLYTVDVLTDPALTRRATDAVDAYARLIRAGGVAPSYRPTRAPVPCLQIDAVDTCAGDDPA, from the coding sequence ATGCGTATACGGACTCACCGGCGCGGGTTCGCCGCGTTGTCGGCCGCTGCGGCTGTGCTGATGGCTTCGGGTGTTTCCGCTGCTCAGCCGAGCCGGGAGCTGCCTGCGTTCGATGCGGATTTTCTGTGGGGTGTGGCGTCGTCGGGGTTTCAGTCGGAAGGTGATGCGCCGGACAGCAACTGGTCGCGTTTCATCGCATCGGGTGAGACGGCGGATCCGTATCTCGATTCGGTGGACTTCGCCCGCCGCTTTGGCTCCGATATCGATCTGGCGGCGCGTCTGGGTGTGCGGGTGTATCGGGTGGGGATCGAGTGGGCGCGGTTGCAGCCGGCGCCGCATGCGTGGGACGAGGCGGCGTTCGGGTTCTACGACAAGGTGATCGCGCGGATCGTGGCGGCGGGGATGCGGCCGATGCTGACCTTGGATCATTGGGTGTATCCGGGGTGGGCGTCGGACCGTGGTGGGTGGCGCAATCCGGGCATGGTCGAGGATTGGCTGGCGAACATGCGCAAGGTGGTGCAGCGGTATGCCGCGCGTGATCCGTTGTGGGTGACGTTCAACGAGCCCGCGGCGTATGTCGGCACCGAGTTGCGTACCGGGGGGATCAGCGTGGCGGAGGCTCCGGTGATGGTGGATCGGATCGCGCAGGCGCACAACGAGATCTACGACGTCATCCATGGTTATCGGCCGGGTGCGCAGGTGACCAGCAATCTGGGTTATGTGGCGGGCGCGGAGACGGAGGTGAATCAGCCGATCGTGGATCGGATCTCGGCGAAGCTGGATTTCATCGGGGTGGATTACTACTTCGCTCCGTTGCCGCAGACCGGGGAGGCGGCGCAGGGCGGCGCGGAGGGTGGTCCTGCGATGTGGGAGTTGCCGGTGCATCCGGAGGGTATCTACTACGCGTTGCGGCATTACGCGCGCCAGTTTCCGGGGCGTCCGCTGTATGTGGTGGAGAATGGTATTCCGACGGAGAACGGGCAGGCGCGGCCGGATGGCTATACGCGTGCGGATCATCTGCGGGACACGGTGTATTGGTTGCAGCGGGCGAAGGCCGATGGGATGAACGTGATCGGCTACAACTACTGGAGTCTGACGGACAATTACGAGTGGGGTTCGTATGCGCCGCGGTTCGGGCTCTACACGGTGGATGTGCTGACCGATCCGGCGTTGACGCGCCGTGCGACGGATGCGGTCGACGCGTATGCCCGGCTGATCCGTGCGGGTGGCGTGGCGCCGTCTTATCGGCCGACGCGGGCTCCGGTTCCCTGTCTGCAGATCGACGCGGTGGATACCTGCGCCGGGGACGACCCGGCTTAG